The following are from one region of the Macaca thibetana thibetana isolate TM-01 chromosome 2, ASM2454274v1, whole genome shotgun sequence genome:
- the LRRC58 gene encoding leucine-rich repeat-containing protein 58, with protein MEEAGAAVVTAGEAELNWSRLSVSTETLESELEARGEERRGAREALLRLLLPHNRLVSLPRALGSGFPHLQLLDVSGNALTALGPELLALRGLRTLLAKNNRLGGPSALPKGLAQSPLCRSLQVLNLSGNCFQEVPASLLELRALQTLSLGGNQLQSIPAEIKNLQSLECLYLGGNFIKEIPPELGNLPSLNYLVLCDNKIQSVPPQLSQLHSLRSLSLHNNLLTYLPREILNLIHLEELSLRGNPLVVRFVRDLTYDPPTLLELAARTIKIRNISYTPYDLPGNLLRYLGSASNCPNPKCGGVYFDCCVRQIKFVDFCGKYRLPLMHYLCSPECSSPCSSASHSSTSQSESDSEDEASVAARRMQKVLLG; from the exons ATGGAGGAGGCCGGAGCGGCGGTGGTCACGGCCGGGGAGGCCGAACTGAACTGGTCCCGCCTCAGCGTGTCCACCGAGACGCTGGAGTCTGAGCTGGAGGCGCGGGGCGAGGAGCGGCGCGGCGCGCGGGAGGCACTGCTGCGGCTGCTGCTGCCTCACAATCGTCTAGTGTCGCTGCCGCGGGCGCTGGGCAGCGGCTTTCCGCACCTCCAGCTGCTGGACGTGAGCGGCAACGCGTTGACCGCGCTCGGCCCGGAGCTGCTAGCGCTGCGCGGCCTGCGCACGCTGCTGGCCAAGAACAACCGGCTCGGCGGGCCCAGTGCGCTGCCCAAGGGCCTGGCCCAGTCGCCGCTCTGCCGCAGCCTCCAGGTACTCAACCTCAGCGGCAACTGTTTCCAGGAGGTGCCTGCCTCGCTCTTAGAGCTGCGTGCGCTGCAGACCCTGAGCCTGGGCGGCAACCAGCTGCAGAGCATCCCGGCTGAGATCAAGAACTTGCAGAG tttAGAGTGCTTATATCTTGGAGGAAATTTCATTAAAGAAATCCCACCAGAATTAGGAAATCTGCCTTCTCTGAATTACTTGGTATTATGTGACAACAAAATCCAAAGTGTACCTCCTCAGCTTTCACA GTTGCATTCACTTCGTTCCCTAAGTCTTCACAATAACTTGCTGACATATCTGCCGCGGGAGATCCTCAACCTTATTCATTTGGAAGAGTTGAGTTTACGAGGAAATCCATTGGTTGTTCGTTTTGTTAGAGATTTAACCTATGATCCTCCAACTCTCCTGGAATTAGCTGCACGGACCATTAAGATCCGAAATATTTCCTACACTCCCTATGATCTTCCTGGGAATCTTCTTAGATACTTGGGTTCAGCCAGCAATTGCCCAAACCCAAAATGTGGAG GAGTCTACTTTGACTGCTGTGtcagacaaattaaatttgtGGACTTCTGTGGGAAGTATCGCCTCCCACTGATGCACTACTTGTGTTCCCCAGAATGCTCTTCCCCTTGCAGTTCTGCCTCTCACAGCTCCACATCCCAGAGTGAATCTGACTCAGAAGATGAAGCTAGTGTTGCTGCACGCAGAATGCAGAAAGTTCTTCTTGGTTGA